The Panthera leo isolate Ple1 chromosome D4, P.leo_Ple1_pat1.1, whole genome shotgun sequence nucleotide sequence TCATCTCAGCCTCTGGGGCGAAgaaaagagcagaggagaggagaggagaggacaggcaGCCTGGTGAATGAGCTGGGGGCAGGGATAGGAGTGGCGCTTCTTTCAACCCTCCACTTTATTCCTTTGCTGCCCACAGCCAAGCCTCAGGGAAGGGTCCCGCCAGATGGGACTAGCTCAGTGTCACCCCGCCCTCCCGGCCATGGCTCTTACTCGTAACCCACCCAActcaccccatttcacagaggggcACTCCCGGATGCCTAAGGCTGGTGCTCAGTGACTTCGCAGTCAGCCTGACTGGCTCCTGTACTGGCATCCTTGGGGCCTCAATCCAAGGGGCCACCTTCCCCATCCCCCGGCCCACGTTAGGTTGCTTTTCTCCAAGTTCCCCTTGCCCTCTGCTCACCTGCACCTTAGCCCTCTCATACTCTTTGCTAGTGTCTGTGTACAAAGCTGTCTCCCTTCTGTTTGCGAGCTCACTGAGGGCAGGACATTTGTCTCTGGACCTCTCACACATAATCTAGGACCTGGAGTAGAGAAGGCGCTCGGAGAGCAGACAAACAGATGcgtggatgatgggtggatggctggctgctgctgctgccgaaTAGATTATGAATCAGAAGATGGATGGACAAGTGGCGGGGAGACGGATGGAAGGTGTGGGATGGATGGGGTTCCATCTCAGATCCAAACTGCTGTGACTTCTGTCTACTGTTGACTCTGCCTTCACCCACTTCTTCTCTCCCTGACTCCAGCCTCCTTCACCTCGTCCTTTCTGAGGTCATGACCCAGTTGGGCCCAGGCTCTACCTCTCCCTTCAGTGCACCCCTGGGTCCAGCtgaccccaccctgctccccaacACCACCACATTCTTTTCCActctgtccctcaccccacctccccgGTGCTGTCCCCCCTGCTCCCCTTCTTCACCTGTCCCTGTCACCCTCACCACAGCCACGCCTGTTCTTCCCGGTCCCCACCACATCCTGTGGGTCCAGTCTGAGATATCCAGTCTCCGCACATTTTTTTCCCAGCGGTTCCGGTTCCGTTGCTCACTGCCCCGCCCACACCCCCCCTGCGTCTTCTGTGCACCTGCGGCCCATCCTCCACCCAGCGACCAGCAGAATCTCTCAGAAACACAGATCTCAGGAGCCCAGCCCCCTGCGTCCATTCAGTCGCTTCCCATTGCCCCGATAAAGACCCACATCCCTAATGTGGTCCATAAGGCCCTAGGTGACCCGTGAGGTGCAGACGCGCGGAGATGTGGAAGGTGACATCAGGGGTATGAAACAGGGCATCGTGGTTGCTCGGTTGGCCCCGGTGCCCAAGGGCAGCAGCGGCCGGTCCCTGTAGCCTGAGGGTTGAGCTGGGCGTTACTCTGAAGCCTGCCATCCTGCTTTTGGTGGGTCTTTTCTCTGCACTGAGACATtctccattttgaaattattgcAGCTTCCAAGCAGTTTAATAATGAGGTCCTGAAGGCCCACAACGAGTACCGGCAGCAGCACGGCGTCCCCCCACTGAAGCTCTGCAAGAAGCTCAACCGGGAGGCCCAGCAGTGAGTGTCCCCAGAGCCCCGGCTGACTCTGACCTTTCGTGGCGCTGTGGCTGCAGTCGTGGCAGGGCCCTGGGGTAGCTGGACGGACATAGGACTGGGGGGCAGAGGCAGCCAGGCTTGAATAATTCTTGAGCCACTTAACCTAGGCAGGTCCTTTtcctccgagcctcagtttgctTCTCTGTGAAATGAGACTGTTGGGGGCTCAGAAGAGATGCTGGCACGATGCTCCTGATTTGTGCAACTAgcctggggcagggaaggaagctCAGCCACACCAGTTTAGGGCTCATACTCTGGGGTTCCCTGGGCTGCACCCGCTCTGAGGAAGTACATGGACTCTGGCAGGTATTCGGAGGCCCTGGCCAGCACGAGGATCCTCAAGCACAGCCCGGAGTCCAGTCGCGGCCAGTGCGGAGAGAACCTGGCATGGGCCTCCTACGATCAGACAGGTAGGTCACTTTCTCAGCTGCCCCCTGCcaacgccccccctcccccccccccccccccccccccccccccgcctgagCTGGGCCTGGGACATCCAGTATTCAGGCCCCTTCTGGCCCCAGCACCCTCCCCCGTGTGGCCTTGGTGCTACCGGCCCAGAGAGAGGCGCCCCAGAACCCTCCGCCTATGTTCCCAGGGGCTGGTCACCACAAACTCTCCGATGGCCGGCTCAGGGCCAGGTCTGTGCTGGGTGCCAGGGACACAGAGATGAGTCAGACTGCCCAGCCCTCCCCTTCAGAAGAGCTCCCAGCTGaggaatgggggcaggggagacaaaTCCATTTCTGTGCCCTTTTTGTGCAGGGTTTCAGCATGACCCTGGGGGCACCTCAGTATCCCCAGCTACAGAAGAATTGtactttcttcatatttttctttcttttaaatgtggtGTATTAATTTTTATCACCAGAAAAATGCAATTGAGCTTTTtccatgttagaaaaaaaaaaaaaaaaatgagaaagacaatTCCTCCATCCAAGGTCACAGCCTGGAATGATGATCCCCCCACACTGACCAAACATTCTTGAGCTTCCTGGCTCGGACAGGGCTGTCCGGCTTTTTAGGAAAATGCTGGAGAGAGCTACTGTGCCCTCTGGGGCCTGACATTCCTGGGAGTTCCCTGGGGGGGGAGGCCCTGTGGGCCTCCCGGTTTCCCCAGAGCAGCGGGCCTCCCTGAGAGGTGTGCGCATGCTCCCCAGGAAGGTGGGTGCCTTTGGCCTCCTTTCCAGGCTCAGGCCGCTGGCTTTGGTGGGCCTGGGAGAGAAGTCGCACCGAAGGGGTGGGAACAGATGTGATTGGTTCCAGCCTTGCGCTGGCTCCCCGTGGAGCCTTGAGTGAGTCACTACCCTCTCTGGCCCCAGCTTCCCCATCTCTGTTTCGTTAGGCTGTCTTTATCCCCGCCCTGGATCTtctgcagctttaaaaaaatcccaacacCCGGTTCCTCTGGAGACACTGATACAGGCTGTGGCAGGCCCCAGGCCTCAGCAACGTTTCGGTGCTCCCCGGGTGAGGCCAGTGTGTAGCCTCTGTTGTGTAAggtcttgctactcaaagtgtggtccaccgGCCAAGAAATGCAGACTCAGAGCCTTTACCCTCGACCTCCTGAAGTCAGAACTTTAACAAGCGCCCCAGGTGATTCATGCACAAATCACAGTTCAGAGTGGGACTAAGCTGTGGGATCTGAGGCTCCCGGCTGTGGTCCCGACACCAACAGCTCCCAGAGAGATGCTGGGGGTTTTCTCCTACCAGCACCTGCCCGGCGGGGGCCAGCCGATGCTCTAGGTGAGGACCCTTCTGCCTGCAGTGGAGACCCTGGCCCACCAGCCCAACTGCCTTTCTTCCTGTGGATATTTCAGGAGACAGACGCCTCTTTTGGGTGGGATGAGGGCAGAGTCTCCCGAAAACTCAGAGCATCATTAGAAGCCCTTGGAGTACGTTGCAGTCAGCCCTTGTACGGAggccaagagagaggaaggcCTTGCCTAGGATTACATAGCAAGTTGGTGGTAGGGCAGGGACACAGAGGCAGTCCTCCAACCCCAGGCCAGGGCTCTTCCCAATCTCCAACAAAGCTCTCTCTTCAGCCTAGATACACTCCTGGGCAGGAGTCCCTATCTCGGCTCACTGGTGCTTTATCAGACATCTAACTGTGGGGTGGGTGGTTTGGTGTTAACGGGAGAAGATGGAAGGAGTAGTGAGTGAGTTGATTTTCCTGCTGaggtgttgggttttgtttttttttttttaagtttattaatcttgagagagagagagagagagagagagagagagagagagagagcacgcgctctggagggacagagagagccacccaggtgccccaatcccgCTGCTGAGTTTTAAGCAGTGTCTTTTCCCTGCAGGAAAGGAGGTGGCTGATAGATGGTACAGTGAAATCAAGAACTACAACTTCCAGCAGCCCGGCTTCACTTCTGGGACTGGTGAGTGATGGGATCACACCAGTGGCCTGGTCCTGGGCAGGGTTGCACTTTGGAAAGGAACTAACGCTCTGAAAAGCGGCCATTTCCCTCCTATTTTACCTCTTCCGTATTTCTCCTGTATGACTTTGCCCAAAGGGCAAAACTCTCTTTCGCCATCACTTCTCCCAACACGCACACATCCCCCTCTATCTGAGAACACCCGAGCCACGGATTCCCTCCCCACCAGCTCCAAGTTCTCTGGATGACTAGAGTGTGTGGGTCACAGGAGGCTGTGGATTTTAACCGCTGCTCAGTGCTTCCTCCCAGGAGTGGCGCTATGGCCCATCATCCTACCGCCAGTCTTGCTCCCCTCCGATCCAGCCTGGGCCCACAGCCAGAATATTCGAAAGCCCTCTCTTCAGGAAAAGGGCCAGACTGCTCACTCTCTCCTCCTGGTCTTaactccctccccactcaccccctcccccaacacccttCCCAAGTGCTTCCCACACCTacagcctcccaggctcccccttcATCTTCTCTCTCCAGTTTGGGGTTCAGGTGAGCAGAGAGCCTAGATCTGCTCTCGGCTCCAGCACTGTCAGTTGTGTGAACTTGGGTTGACTCCCTGTGCTTCCCCCGTCCC carries:
- the GLIPR2 gene encoding Golgi-associated plant pathogenesis-related protein 1 isoform X1; the encoded protein is MGKSASKQFNNEVLKAHNEYRQQHGVPPLKLCKKLNREAQQYSEALASTRILKHSPESSRGQCGENLAWASYDQTGKEVADRWYSEIKNYNFQQPGFTSGTGHFTAMVWKNTKKMGVGKASASDGSSFVVARYFPAGNVVNQGFFEENVLPPKK